One stretch of Heterodontus francisci isolate sHetFra1 chromosome 22, sHetFra1.hap1, whole genome shotgun sequence DNA includes these proteins:
- the LOC137381583 gene encoding uncharacterized protein, whose amino-acid sequence MSSCNLGDQMQTVPSSTDIETAENTGPKTPEPATTRPDPRSCHHSTRPPNPPPLGPTPEPATTRLDPTLNPPPLGPTPNPNQPPIGPTPNTNPPPLGPTTTPNLPPLSPTPNPPPLDPTPEPATTRPDPRTRHHSILPPNPPPFDPTRPRTNHQSARPPRSRHHSARPDPEPTTTRPDPEPTTNRPDPRSLNPPPLGPNPEPATTQPDPDP is encoded by the exons ATGAGCAGCTGTAACCTGGGTGATCAGATGCAAACcgtgcccagtagcacagacatcgaAACTGCAGAAAACACTGGTCCGAAA ACCCCCGAACCCGCCACCACTCGACCCGACCCCCGAAGCTGCCACCACTCGACCCGACCCCcgaacccgccaccactcggcccgacccccgaacccgccaccactcggctCGACCCGACCCTGAACCCACCGCCACTTGGCCCGACCCCGAACCCGAACCAACCACCAATCGGACCGACCCCGAACACGAACccaccaccactcggcccgaccacGACCCCGAACCTGCCACCACTCAGCCCGACCCCGAACCCGCCACCACTTGACCCGACCCCcgaacccgccaccactcggcccgacccccgaACCCGCCACCACTCGATCCTACCCCCGAACCCGCCACcattcgacccgacccgaccccgaaccAACCACCAATCGGCCCGACCCCCCCGATCCCGCCatcactcggcccgacccgaccccgaaccaaccaccactcggcccgaccccgaaCCAACCACCAATCGGCCCGACCCCCGATCCCtgaacccgccaccactcggcccgaacCCCGAACCCGCCACCACTCAGCCCGATCCCGATCCCtga
- the LOC137381584 gene encoding uncharacterized protein yields the protein MPPLGPTPTPNPNLPPLSPTPNPPPLDPTPEPATTRPDPRTRHHSILPPNPPPFDPTPEPATTRPDPRTHHHSARTPNLPPLDPTPEPATTRPDPRTRHHSARPDPRTRHSARTPNPPPLSPTPIPEPATTRPEPRTRHRSARPRSLNPPPLDPTPEPATTRPDPTPPPLGPTPPPLDATPEPATTRPDPNPATTRPDPRSRHHSTRPPNPPPLGPTRPPNPPPLDPTPEAATTRPDPRTRHHSARPPNPPPLGSTRP from the exons atgccaccactcggcccgactccgaccccgaacccgaaccTGCCACCACTCAGCCCGACCCCGAACCCGCCACCACTTGACCCGACCCCcgaacccgccaccactcggcccgacccccgaACCCGCCACCACTCGATCCTACCCCCGAACCCGCCACCATTCGACCCGACCCCCGAACCCGCCACCACTCGACCCGACCCCCGAACCCACCACCACTCGGCCCGAACCCCGAATCTGCCACCACTCGACCCGACCCCggaacccgccaccactcggcccgacccccgaacccgccaccactcggctCGACCCGACCCCCGAACACG CCACTCGGCCCGAACCCCGAACCCGCCACCACTCAGCCCGACCCCGATCCCtgaacccgccaccactcggcccgaacCCCGAACCCGCCACCGCTCAGCCCGACCCCGATCCCTGAACCCACCACCACTCGACCCGACCCCtgaacccgccaccactcggcccgacccgaccccgccaccactcggcccgaccccgcCACCACTCGACGCGACCCCCGagcccgccaccactcggcccgaccccaaCCCCGCCACCACTCGACCCgacccccgatcccgccaccactcgacCCGACCCCCGAACCCGCCACCACTTGGCCCGACCAGACCCCCGAACCCGCCACCACTCGACCCGACCCCCGAAGCCGCCACCACTCGACCCGACCCCcgaacccgccaccactcggcccgacccccgaacccgccaccactcggctCGACCCGACCCTGA
- the LOC137381585 gene encoding uncharacterized protein, which translates to MNPPPLGPTTTPNMPPLGPTPTPTPNPNLPPLSPTPNPPPLDPTPEPATTRPDPRTRHHSILPPNPPPFDPTPEPATTRPDPRTHHHSARTPNLPPLDPTPEPATTRPDPRTRHHSARPDPRTRPTPIPEPATTRPEPRTRHRSARPRSLNPPPLDPTPEPATTRPDPTQPPLGPTPPPLDATPEPATTRPDPNPANTRPDPRTCHHLTRPPNPPPFDPTPDPATTRPDPRTRHHLARPDPRTRHHSTRPPKPPPLDPTPEPATTRPDPRTRHHSARPDPEPTATWPDPEPEPTTNRTDPEHEPTTTRPDHEPEPATTQPDPEPATTRPDPRTRHHSARPPNPPPLDPTPEPATIRPDPRTRHHSTRPPNPPPLGPNPESATTRPDPGTRHHSARPPNPPPLGSTRPPNTAPLGSTRPPNPPPLGPTPNPNMPPLGPTPTPNPNLPPLSPTPNPNPPLLGPTPNPNPPPLGPTPNPNPPPLDPTPNRPPPYSARPPNPPPLDPNPNPPPLDPTPNRPPPCSARPPNPPPLDPNPNLPPFDLTPEPATT; encoded by the exons ATGAACccaccaccactcggcccgaccacGACCCCGAACatgccaccactcggcccgaccccgaccccgaccccgaaCCCGAACCTGCCACCACTCAGCCCGACCCCGAACCCGCCACCACTCGACCCGACCCCcgaacccgccaccactcggcccgacccccgaACCCGCCACCACTCGATCCTACCCCCGAACCCGCCACCATTCGACCCGACCCCCGAACCCGCCACCACTCGACCCGACCCCCGAACCCACCACCACTCGGCCCGAACCCCGAATCTGCCACCACTCGACCCGACCCCggaacccgccaccactcggcccgacccccgaacccgccaccactcggctCGACCCGACCCCCGAACACG CCCGACCCCGATCCCtgaacccgccaccactcggcccgaacCCCGAACCCGCCACCGCTCAGCCCGACCCCGATCCCTGAACCCGCCACCACTCGACCCGACCCCtgaacccgccaccactcggcccgacccgacccagccaccactcggcccgaccccgcCACCACTCGACGCGACCCCCGagcccgccaccactcggcccgaccccaaCCCCGCCAATACTCGGCCCGACCCCCGAACCTGCCACCACTTGACCCGACCCCCGAACCCGCCACCATTCGACCCgacccccgatcccgccaccactcgacCCGACCCCCGAACCCGCCACCACTTGGCCCGACCAGACCCCCGAACACGCCACCACTCGACCCGACCCCCGAAGCCGCCACCACTCGACCCGACCCCcgaacccgccaccactcggcccgacccccgaacccgccaccactcggctCGACCCGACCCTGAACCCACCGCCACTTGGCCCGACCCCGAACCCGAACCAACCACCAATCGGACCGACCCCGAACACGAACccaccaccactcggcccgaccacGAACCCGAACCTGCCACCACTCAGCCCGACCCCGAACCCGCCACCACTCGACCCGACCCCcgaacccgccaccactcggcccgacccccgaACCCGCCACCACTCGATCCTACCCCCGAACCCGCCACCATTCGACCCGACCCCCGAACCCGCCACCACTCGACCCGACCCCCGAACCCACCACCACTCGGCCCGAACCCCGAATCTGCCACCACTCGACCCGACCCCggaacccgccaccactcggcccgacccccgaacccgccaccactcggctCGACCCGACCCCCGAACACGGCACCACTCGGCTCGACCCGACCCCCGAACccaccaccactcggcccgaccccgaacccgaacatgccaccactcggcccgaccccaaCCCCGAACCCGAACCTGCCACCACTCAGCCCGACCCCgaacccgaacccgccactactcggccCGACACCGAACCCGAACccaccaccactcggcccgaccccgaaCCCGAACCCACCACCACTCGACCCGACCCCAAACCGCCCCCCTCCCTACTCAGCTCGACCCCCGAACCCGCCaccactcgacccgaacccgaacccgccaCCACTCGACCCGACCCCGAACCGCCCCCCTCCCTGCTCAGCTCGACCCCCGAACCCGCCaccactcgacccgaacccgaacctgcCACCATTCGACCTGACCCCCGAACCCGCCACCACTTGA